Proteins encoded together in one Marinithermus hydrothermalis DSM 14884 window:
- a CDS encoding site-2 protease family protein, giving the protein MGLIGLLANGFLVFVVAFAASVFGLVVHNLAQAWLADRYGDSGPRRYGFLTLEPRVHLDPLGLLLLLLLGFGWPRFVPFRVLRGNREAWVALMGPVGFLLAAFVYLLISALLPRTLALDQVGLGLQFAALIMVRHAAVYLFPVPPLDGARALYAVGGYEVRRFLDRIGSYGPIGFLVIFLVLSFTGFLGAVERGLLGLLLDALRALGL; this is encoded by the coding sequence ATGGGACTAATCGGTCTTCTCGCTAACGGGTTTCTGGTGTTCGTGGTCGCGTTTGCCGCGAGCGTGTTCGGTCTGGTCGTGCATAACCTGGCGCAAGCGTGGCTCGCGGACCGGTACGGGGACTCTGGCCCTCGGCGCTACGGGTTCTTGACCCTCGAGCCGCGGGTGCACCTGGACCCTCTGGGGCTGTTGCTGCTGTTGCTGCTGGGGTTTGGGTGGCCTCGCTTCGTGCCGTTTCGCGTGCTGCGCGGGAACCGGGAGGCTTGGGTGGCCTTGATGGGGCCGGTGGGGTTTTTGCTCGCGGCGTTCGTGTACCTCTTGATCAGCGCGCTGCTGCCTCGAACCCTGGCTTTGGATCAGGTGGGCCTCGGGTTGCAGTTCGCGGCGCTCATCATGGTGCGCCACGCGGCGGTTTACCTCTTCCCGGTGCCGCCTTTGGACGGCGCGCGGGCCTTGTACGCGGTCGGCGGGTACGAAGTCCGGCGGTTTTTGGACCGCATCGGCAGTTACGGGCCGATCGGGTTTCTCGTGATCTTCTTGGTGCTTTCGTTCACCGGGTTTTTGGGCGCGGTCGAGCGGGGGTTGTTGGGCCTTCTCCTGGACGCGTTGCGCGCGCTGGGGCTTTAG
- a CDS encoding CBS domain-containing protein — MKVIVGHENLDFDALGSMVLARHLHPGARLVLVGGLEGRIRTVVNLFEDHLGLMLAAEVPLEAVTEVIVVDTRSAGRIGPFARLVGRVPFTVYDHHPPADGDVPAAGGALRAVGATVTILCRLLEDRGFVPAPEEATLAYAGLWEDTGGFTYPGSTPEDLEAAAFLMRAGADVGLVREWVRERYGAEVHGVLRQLLASAEVLEVEGIRVVLARARQDGYVPALAPLAHTLMDLYDADAGLLLLELGEQHMVIARSRKRLDVARLLGELFGGGGHARAAFARVELDLDAVEARIKEALGHFLEHEPTLGDLMTRGVETLPAYLTVSEALAHLVERGYGGMPVVEDGRVLGVVRRRDLERAQHHGMGEAQVTGFMQPAVTLDPSVPLSEAEAALKRGAGRVLVVQDGRLVGIFTRTDLYRLYAARARDPDALVPRLLERLPEGIRRVLEVLKERFAPQDGRIYLVGGAVRDAVLGEAVGDVDLVLEGLSAAEVARALVEALGGSYGLHYAFGTAHVRLASGVEVDLAEAREEHYPYPGALPVVRPSTIQRDLARRDFTVNAMALRVHPEPLVLLDPYGGLEDLEERRLRPLSAVSFVEDPSRIVRGLRLAARLGLTFAPQAEAQLEAALTPKVIRQASKSRLRGELLLALAEPSPLRVLEQMHSKRVLERLYGLRLTPPVRQALERLEALRPAEAPEPEAYLYLLLYGARDPEGFVRTFGFPGRLLEGLAVLREPPEDPEAVRKFGGALVQAFCALYPDRAAWLARPRRTLRGRDVLALGLAPGPQVGEVLRRVAEARARGEVRGFEEELALARKLVEDYGTNRSSR; from the coding sequence GTGAAAGTCATCGTCGGGCACGAGAATCTGGACTTTGACGCCCTGGGCAGCATGGTCCTCGCGCGTCACCTGCACCCCGGCGCGCGCCTGGTGCTCGTGGGGGGGCTCGAAGGCCGGATCCGTACCGTGGTGAACCTCTTCGAGGACCACCTCGGCCTGATGCTCGCGGCGGAGGTGCCCCTCGAGGCGGTGACCGAGGTGATCGTGGTGGACACCCGAAGCGCCGGACGGATCGGGCCGTTCGCCCGGCTCGTGGGCCGGGTGCCCTTCACGGTGTACGACCACCATCCCCCGGCGGACGGGGACGTGCCCGCGGCGGGCGGGGCCTTACGGGCCGTGGGCGCGACCGTTACGATCCTGTGCCGGCTGCTCGAGGACCGCGGGTTCGTGCCCGCGCCGGAGGAAGCTACGCTCGCGTACGCGGGGCTGTGGGAGGACACGGGTGGCTTCACCTACCCGGGCTCCACGCCGGAGGACCTCGAGGCGGCCGCCTTCCTGATGCGTGCCGGGGCGGACGTGGGGCTGGTGCGCGAGTGGGTGCGCGAGCGGTACGGGGCGGAGGTCCACGGGGTCTTGCGTCAGCTCCTCGCTTCGGCGGAGGTCCTCGAGGTGGAGGGAATCCGCGTGGTGCTGGCCCGCGCGCGGCAGGACGGGTACGTGCCGGCCCTCGCGCCGTTGGCCCACACCCTCATGGACCTGTACGACGCGGACGCGGGGCTGTTGCTGCTGGAGCTCGGCGAGCAACACATGGTGATCGCGCGGAGCCGCAAGCGGCTGGATGTAGCGCGGTTATTGGGGGAGTTGTTTGGGGGCGGCGGGCACGCCCGCGCGGCTTTTGCGCGCGTGGAACTAGATCTGGACGCGGTCGAGGCTCGAATCAAGGAGGCGCTCGGGCATTTCTTGGAGCACGAGCCTACGCTCGGTGACCTCATGACCCGAGGGGTGGAGACGCTGCCCGCGTACCTCACCGTAAGCGAGGCCTTGGCGCACCTTGTCGAGCGGGGGTACGGCGGGATGCCGGTCGTGGAGGACGGCCGGGTCTTGGGGGTGGTGCGCCGCAGGGACCTCGAGCGCGCCCAGCACCACGGGATGGGGGAGGCGCAGGTGACCGGGTTCATGCAGCCGGCCGTGACGCTGGACCCGTCGGTGCCCTTGAGCGAGGCCGAGGCCGCGTTGAAGCGCGGGGCGGGGCGCGTGCTGGTGGTGCAGGATGGGCGGCTTGTAGGGATCTTTACCCGAACGGACCTGTACCGGTTGTACGCAGCCCGCGCGCGTGACCCCGACGCGCTGGTCCCCAGGCTTTTAGAGCGCCTTCCTGAAGGGATTCGGCGAGTCCTCGAGGTCTTGAAGGAACGCTTCGCCCCGCAAGATGGGCGGATCTACCTGGTGGGGGGCGCGGTGCGCGACGCCGTTTTAGGGGAGGCGGTGGGGGATGTGGACCTGGTCCTCGAGGGCTTGTCCGCTGCGGAGGTCGCACGGGCCTTGGTCGAGGCGCTCGGGGGGAGTTACGGGCTGCACTATGCCTTTGGTACCGCCCACGTGCGGCTCGCCTCGGGGGTGGAGGTGGATCTGGCCGAGGCCCGCGAGGAGCACTACCCGTACCCTGGGGCCCTGCCCGTGGTGCGCCCCTCCACGATCCAGCGGGACCTAGCTCGGCGGGACTTCACCGTGAACGCGATGGCGTTGCGCGTGCACCCCGAGCCTTTGGTACTGCTCGACCCATACGGAGGGCTCGAGGACCTCGAGGAACGCCGGTTGCGCCCGCTTTCCGCGGTCTCGTTCGTGGAGGACCCCAGCCGGATCGTGCGGGGGTTGCGGCTCGCGGCGCGGCTTGGCCTGACCTTCGCACCGCAGGCCGAGGCCCAGCTGGAGGCGGCCTTGACCCCGAAGGTGATTCGGCAAGCTTCGAAGAGCCGTTTGCGCGGCGAGCTCCTGTTGGCCCTGGCTGAACCCAGCCCTTTGCGGGTCCTGGAGCAGATGCACTCAAAGCGGGTGCTGGAGCGCCTCTACGGCCTCAGGCTCACCCCTCCGGTCCGCCAGGCCCTCGAGCGCCTCGAGGCCCTCCGGCCCGCCGAGGCCCCGGAGCCGGAGGCCTACCTGTACCTGCTCCTTTACGGCGCGAGGGACCCGGAGGGGTTCGTGCGTACCTTCGGCTTTCCGGGGCGGCTTTTGGAGGGGTTGGCCGTTTTGCGCGAGCCGCCCGAGGACCCGGAGGCGGTCCGCAAGTTCGGGGGGGCGCTCGTGCAGGCCTTTTGCGCGCTGTACCCGGATCGTGCTGCGTGGCTGGCGCGTCCGCGCCGCACGCTCCGAGGGCGGGACGTGCTGGCGTTGGGGCTTGCGCCGGGCCCTCAGGTGGGCGAGGTGCTTCGCCGCGTGGCCGAGGCCCGGGCGCGCGGCGAGGTGCGGGGGTTTGAGGAGGAGCTCGCGCTTGCGCGTAAACTGGTGGAGGACTATGGGACTAATCGGTCTTCTCGCTAA
- the mfd gene encoding transcription-repair coupling factor translates to MDPNPVLHRVLDRYVPSLPQVARAYLWANLPAPAVLIAPQERLKHYQDLAAFGRTVYVNPGLEAVGEVGHYLFSFEAALRPFPKDPDAWRIVLEVGRTYLRDALLDRLERLGYGRDGDYRVLGEVLEVGEARLEFFGDVLERVLVRGKPQARYVLPARPGKAEAWDSVVVAHFPGPVLLDWPALAPPELWPALEGRNLIAFGRGGPELPAVHLPFEPLSPYRAQLSRFARDVRAWLGEGRQVVFFYRHERSRDYLIERHFQDVPHRIQNAVRSFDGLLFVPGAFEGGFVHREEGRVYVTEELLYSFSGAARLRGRRLVGREVADPDALSEGDYLIHPEHGIGRFLGIETREVLGVKRDYLVLQYAGDGRLYLPIEQLSLLRRHPGTTDDPPRLSRLGKNEWARAKAKAQKDAEALAQRLLVLHAKREATPGYAFTPLPDWDPLIEKNFPYTLTPDQKRALEETLKDLETPRPMDRLISGDVGFGKTEVALRAAHRVVGHGKQVAFLVPTTLLAQQHYETFCARFRDLPVSIGMLSRFTSAREERRVLEGLKRGAVDIVIGTHRLLSADVAFRDLGLLIIDEEHRFGVAQKERLKELREGVDVLTLSATPIPRTLYQALVGLKDVSSIQTPPPGRKPIRTILAPFDPALVREAVMFEIERGGKAFYVHDRVASIAQRAKYLEALIPEARIGVVHGQMPEDEIEEVMFLFQEGAFDLLVATTIVESGLDIPEANTILIERADKLGLANLYQLRGRVGRREKEAYAYLFHPPKLTEAAERRLAAIADLSDLGSGHLLAEKDMEIRGVGNLLGPEQHGHIRAVSFEVYTELLAEAVRKLKGEAATPQKRVTLDLAVSARLVPEYIPDAAARSRYYGKFAELQSLAELARLVRELKARYGPPPREVEHFFALTRLRLLAEKKGVLSITEDLTHIQVVMGRWPLDYDARGLRSFPQRVEVTQHPPGFRVEKKGLEPGQYPQVLMDLLYLVG, encoded by the coding sequence GTGGATCCGAATCCCGTGCTGCACCGCGTCCTGGATCGTTACGTACCGAGCCTGCCGCAGGTCGCGCGGGCCTACCTGTGGGCCAACCTTCCTGCCCCCGCGGTGCTCATCGCTCCCCAAGAGCGCCTCAAGCACTACCAGGACCTTGCGGCGTTCGGCCGGACGGTATACGTCAATCCGGGCCTCGAGGCCGTGGGGGAGGTAGGGCATTACCTCTTTTCCTTCGAGGCGGCGCTTCGCCCTTTCCCCAAGGACCCGGACGCTTGGCGCATCGTCCTGGAGGTGGGCCGGACCTACCTGCGGGACGCGCTTCTTGACCGCCTCGAGCGACTAGGGTACGGCCGAGATGGGGATTACCGCGTGTTGGGGGAGGTGCTCGAGGTCGGGGAGGCGCGGCTCGAGTTCTTCGGGGACGTGCTGGAGCGCGTGCTCGTGCGGGGTAAGCCCCAGGCGCGGTACGTGCTTCCCGCCCGGCCTGGGAAGGCCGAAGCGTGGGATTCCGTGGTGGTCGCGCACTTTCCCGGTCCGGTGCTGCTCGACTGGCCGGCCTTAGCGCCCCCCGAGCTGTGGCCGGCCTTGGAGGGCCGGAACCTGATCGCGTTTGGCCGCGGAGGGCCGGAGCTTCCCGCGGTGCACCTGCCGTTCGAGCCTTTGAGCCCGTACCGCGCGCAGCTCTCGCGTTTCGCGCGGGACGTGCGGGCCTGGCTTGGGGAGGGGCGGCAGGTGGTCTTCTTCTACCGGCACGAGCGGAGCCGGGACTACCTGATCGAACGGCATTTTCAGGACGTGCCGCACCGAATTCAAAACGCGGTGCGCTCCTTTGACGGCCTCCTCTTCGTCCCGGGAGCCTTCGAGGGCGGGTTCGTGCATCGGGAGGAGGGCCGGGTTTACGTCACGGAGGAGCTGCTGTATAGCTTCAGCGGAGCCGCGCGGCTTCGCGGGCGGCGCCTCGTGGGCCGGGAGGTCGCGGACCCCGACGCCCTCAGCGAAGGGGATTACCTGATCCACCCCGAGCACGGGATCGGGCGTTTTCTGGGGATCGAGACCCGCGAGGTCCTCGGCGTAAAGCGGGACTACCTGGTGCTGCAGTACGCGGGGGACGGCCGGTTGTACCTACCCATCGAGCAGCTGTCCCTCTTGCGCCGCCACCCGGGCACCACCGACGACCCGCCCCGGCTTTCGCGCCTCGGCAAGAACGAGTGGGCCCGGGCCAAGGCCAAAGCCCAAAAGGACGCGGAGGCCCTGGCGCAACGCCTGCTGGTGCTGCACGCGAAGCGCGAGGCCACGCCGGGGTACGCGTTCACGCCGCTTCCGGACTGGGACCCTCTCATCGAGAAGAACTTCCCCTACACGCTCACACCGGACCAGAAACGCGCTCTCGAGGAAACCCTCAAGGACCTCGAGACCCCCCGCCCCATGGACCGGCTCATCTCGGGGGACGTGGGGTTCGGCAAGACGGAGGTGGCCTTGCGCGCCGCGCACCGCGTGGTGGGCCACGGCAAGCAGGTGGCGTTTCTGGTCCCCACCACCCTCCTGGCTCAGCAACACTACGAGACCTTTTGCGCGCGGTTCCGTGATTTGCCGGTCTCGATCGGGATGCTCTCACGCTTCACCAGCGCTCGGGAGGAGCGGCGGGTCCTCGAGGGCTTGAAGCGCGGCGCGGTGGATATCGTGATCGGCACGCACCGCCTGCTTTCCGCGGACGTTGCGTTCCGGGACCTGGGCCTCCTCATCATCGACGAGGAACACCGGTTCGGCGTCGCGCAAAAGGAACGGCTGAAGGAGCTGCGCGAGGGGGTGGATGTGCTGACGCTCTCCGCCACGCCGATCCCCCGCACGCTGTACCAGGCGCTCGTGGGCCTCAAGGACGTCTCGAGCATCCAGACGCCGCCCCCGGGACGCAAACCCATCCGCACGATCCTGGCCCCCTTCGACCCGGCCTTGGTCCGCGAGGCGGTGATGTTCGAGATTGAGCGGGGCGGAAAGGCGTTTTACGTGCACGACCGGGTCGCCTCGATCGCGCAGCGCGCCAAGTACCTCGAGGCCCTCATCCCCGAGGCCCGTATCGGGGTGGTGCACGGCCAGATGCCAGAGGACGAGATCGAGGAGGTGATGTTCCTCTTCCAGGAGGGGGCGTTCGACCTGCTCGTTGCGACCACGATCGTGGAGTCCGGCCTGGACATCCCCGAGGCCAACACGATCCTGATCGAGCGGGCGGATAAGCTGGGCCTCGCGAACCTGTACCAGCTTCGGGGGCGCGTGGGGCGCCGGGAGAAGGAGGCGTACGCCTACCTCTTCCACCCTCCTAAGCTCACGGAGGCTGCGGAGCGTCGGCTCGCGGCGATCGCGGACCTTTCGGACCTGGGTTCGGGCCACCTCCTCGCGGAGAAGGACATGGAGATCCGCGGGGTGGGGAACCTCTTGGGTCCCGAGCAGCACGGGCACATCCGCGCGGTGAGCTTCGAGGTGTACACGGAGCTCCTCGCCGAAGCCGTGCGGAAGCTCAAGGGAGAGGCCGCCACGCCTCAAAAACGCGTCACGCTGGACCTCGCGGTCTCCGCGCGCCTCGTGCCCGAGTACATCCCCGACGCTGCGGCGCGCAGCCGGTACTACGGCAAGTTCGCCGAACTCCAGAGCCTGGCGGAGCTCGCGCGCCTCGTCCGCGAGCTCAAAGCGCGCTACGGCCCCCCACCCCGGGAGGTCGAGCACTTCTTCGCCCTCACGCGCCTCCGGCTTCTGGCTGAGAAGAAAGGAGTGCTCTCGATCACCGAGGACCTCACCCACATCCAGGTCGTGATGGGCCGCTGGCCCCTCGACTACGACGCCCGCGGCCTGCGGAGCTTTCCCCAGCGGGTGGAGGTGACCCAGCACCCTCCGGGCTTCCGCGTGGAGAAGAAGGGCCTCGAGCCCGGCCAGTACCCTCAGGTGCTGATGGACCTCCTGTACCTCGTGGGCTAA
- a CDS encoding DegV family protein: MTGVELGIVTDSASELSVEMAAEWGVGMVPLYITLDGQRYRDRVELSPEALVAALRRGAQPTTSPPEIEDFVEVYRRYLKHYDYLISIHLSGALSETVQRAQAAAEQVAPHRIRVIDSRAVSGGLGALVLQAAEWIREGRELEEVLQGVEEIRERSRFFFTVADLEHLVRGGRLPRVGQALGEWLGLRPMLTMEKGRLKLLRPVRDGNQPQALAQAVARSFPGRALRVTITVADTSREPVEAIKQALTASGARIEKGRVTRMGGVAGSHTGPGALAVHAYPVS, from the coding sequence ATGACGGGCGTGGAACTCGGCATCGTAACGGACTCCGCAAGCGAACTGAGCGTTGAGATGGCGGCCGAGTGGGGCGTGGGCATGGTGCCGCTGTACATCACCCTGGACGGGCAGCGGTACCGCGACCGCGTGGAGCTTTCCCCAGAGGCGCTGGTTGCGGCCCTACGCCGCGGCGCCCAGCCCACCACGAGCCCCCCCGAGATCGAGGACTTCGTGGAGGTGTACCGGCGGTACCTGAAGCACTACGACTACCTGATCTCCATCCACCTTTCCGGAGCGCTCTCCGAGACCGTCCAGCGGGCCCAGGCGGCCGCGGAGCAGGTCGCCCCGCACCGCATCCGGGTGATCGACAGCCGCGCCGTTTCTGGAGGGCTGGGGGCTTTGGTGCTCCAAGCCGCCGAGTGGATCCGGGAAGGCCGGGAGCTCGAGGAGGTGCTGCAGGGGGTAGAGGAGATCCGCGAACGCTCCCGCTTCTTCTTCACCGTAGCGGACCTCGAGCACCTGGTGCGCGGCGGGCGGTTGCCTCGAGTGGGGCAGGCGCTGGGAGAGTGGCTCGGGTTGCGTCCCATGCTCACCATGGAGAAGGGACGCCTCAAGCTCTTGCGGCCGGTGCGGGACGGCAACCAGCCCCAAGCGTTGGCGCAGGCCGTCGCGCGGAGCTTCCCAGGGCGCGCTTTGCGGGTCACCATTACCGTGGCGGACACTTCGCGCGAGCCGGTCGAGGCGATCAAGCAAGCCCTGACCGCGAGCGGCGCCCGCATCGAGAAAGGGCGCGTGACGCGCATGGGCGGCGTGGCCGGCAGCCATACCGGTCCTGGGGCGCTGGCCGTGCACGCCTACCCCGTCTCGTAA
- a CDS encoding lipid-A-disaccharide synthase-related protein, with product MGLGLGTHPPRVLIISNGNAEDLIGAALARQLGLPTLALPLVGNGRAYEGAAEAVLGPRATLPSGGFPFGSLANLAADLRAGLISTSLAQWRAARAAARAAAAVVVVGDAYALWVGVRAGRGRPLFHLQPLVSAYYVEGRSWFSRLRHLNQLGADDFTPFERHLQRYARAVYVRDAPSAARLQRLGVRTARFYGSFAMDVLPPPEQDLEPLRDGRPVLALLPGTRRDVAFSLPRMLEAAYRLDEFEAFVAWGLPLAALPACPGWRARQVREGVLRLERDGRHAWVMRGAFSAILHSAALALGTAGTANEQAAGLGVPILGFPTPGPQYTRAFAERQQRLLGAALTLCPPDPERIAAAARALWRDPEALERARTAGRARIGPPGALPRIATEVRQALLSPAALHG from the coding sequence GTGGGGCTAGGGCTAGGGACGCACCCCCCCAGGGTGCTGATCATCTCCAACGGGAACGCCGAGGACCTGATCGGCGCGGCCCTCGCTCGGCAGCTCGGCCTGCCCACGCTCGCGCTGCCCCTGGTCGGGAACGGCCGGGCTTATGAAGGCGCGGCGGAGGCGGTGCTCGGCCCGCGCGCTACCTTGCCCTCGGGCGGCTTTCCCTTCGGGAGCCTGGCGAACCTCGCTGCGGACCTGCGCGCCGGCTTGATCTCCACGTCGCTCGCCCAGTGGCGTGCGGCCCGCGCGGCGGCCCGCGCAGCCGCCGCCGTCGTTGTGGTGGGGGACGCGTACGCCCTTTGGGTGGGGGTGCGGGCCGGCCGGGGCCGGCCGTTATTTCACCTGCAACCCCTGGTTTCCGCGTATTACGTCGAGGGGCGCTCCTGGTTTTCGCGCCTTCGGCACCTGAATCAGCTGGGCGCGGACGATTTTACCCCGTTCGAGCGGCACCTCCAACGGTACGCGCGGGCGGTGTACGTGCGCGACGCGCCCAGCGCAGCGCGTCTTCAGCGGCTCGGGGTGCGCACCGCCCGGTTCTACGGGAGCTTCGCCATGGACGTTCTGCCCCCCCCGGAGCAGGACCTCGAGCCGCTACGCGATGGACGGCCGGTGCTCGCGCTGCTGCCGGGGACGCGGCGGGATGTGGCGTTCAGCCTGCCGCGTATGCTGGAGGCCGCCTATCGGTTGGATGAGTTCGAGGCGTTCGTGGCGTGGGGGCTGCCCCTCGCGGCGCTGCCGGCGTGTCCCGGATGGCGCGCGCGCCAGGTTCGCGAGGGGGTGCTGCGCTTGGAGCGCGATGGGCGGCACGCCTGGGTGATGCGCGGCGCGTTCTCGGCCATCCTGCATAGCGCCGCCCTGGCCCTGGGCACCGCCGGTACGGCGAACGAGCAGGCCGCGGGGCTCGGGGTCCCCATCCTGGGGTTCCCTACCCCGGGACCGCAGTACACGCGTGCTTTTGCCGAACGGCAGCAACGCCTCTTGGGTGCGGCCCTCACCCTGTGCCCGCCGGACCCCGAGCGGATCGCCGCTGCAGCTCGCGCCTTGTGGCGGGATCCCGAAGCCCTCGAGCGCGCTCGGACCGCGGGTCGCGCTCGCATCGGCCCCCCCGGCGCGCTGCCCCGCATCGCGACGGAAGTGCGGCAGGCCCTCCTAAGCCCCGCCGCGCTCCACGGCTAG
- a CDS encoding glycosyltransferase family 4 protein — protein MKAVVLTPFPPDRLVGGEELHTRELARVLERAGLEVSVRHPASPAEATDLLVLNGGSGSVALRAGHWVKRARHIWVVPHNSWPTASRMNHPVWLRPVGRGVSAALRRAFLRLERRGAVFIAVSEANREELARDFGVRAVVIPNAVHLPEPPGPLPRAVRTARERYPLVGAFVGRWDAQKNPAVLRAMVRAMPEGVGLVFVSAPSGVHQRAFWPPLRHPRLAWVGPLRREEVHAVYRSVDFVLFPSRYESFGYVVAEAAACGTLPFATPTGVAAEMARDPFLAECVIRVPPYGNEPVQAVWARIQRLMTPAARTVKQARLRHFAARFRPERWEGMIRDLLERTLAVERGGA, from the coding sequence ATGAAGGCCGTAGTGCTCACGCCGTTTCCTCCCGACCGCCTTGTGGGCGGGGAGGAACTCCATACCCGGGAGCTCGCCCGGGTCCTCGAGCGCGCGGGCCTCGAGGTCTCCGTGCGTCATCCCGCGAGCCCCGCGGAGGCCACGGACCTCCTCGTGCTAAACGGAGGATCCGGCAGCGTAGCGCTGCGGGCTGGGCATTGGGTGAAGCGCGCCCGACATATCTGGGTCGTCCCGCACAACTCCTGGCCCACCGCGAGCCGCATGAACCACCCGGTTTGGCTCCGGCCCGTAGGGAGGGGGGTGAGCGCGGCCCTGCGGCGCGCCTTTCTCCGCCTCGAGCGGCGCGGCGCGGTCTTCATCGCGGTTTCCGAGGCTAATCGGGAGGAACTCGCGCGGGACTTTGGCGTACGGGCCGTGGTGATCCCGAACGCGGTGCACCTGCCGGAACCTCCAGGTCCTTTGCCCCGGGCGGTGCGTACGGCGCGCGAGCGCTACCCCCTTGTGGGGGCTTTCGTAGGGCGTTGGGACGCGCAGAAGAATCCTGCGGTCCTGCGGGCGATGGTGCGCGCGATGCCGGAAGGCGTGGGACTGGTCTTCGTGAGCGCGCCCAGCGGAGTGCACCAGCGGGCGTTCTGGCCTCCCCTGCGCCATCCGCGCCTCGCGTGGGTGGGACCGTTGCGCCGGGAAGAGGTGCACGCCGTGTACCGCAGCGTGGACTTCGTGCTTTTCCCCAGCCGGTACGAGTCCTTTGGGTACGTGGTGGCCGAGGCTGCCGCTTGTGGGACCTTGCCTTTCGCCACCCCCACCGGCGTAGCGGCCGAGATGGCCCGGGACCCGTTCCTCGCGGAGTGCGTGATTCGCGTACCGCCCTACGGGAACGAGCCGGTCCAGGCGGTTTGGGCGCGCATCCAGCGGCTGATGACCCCAGCAGCGCGTACGGTCAAACAAGCGCGGTTGCGGCATTTTGCCGCGCGGTTTCGCCCCGAACGCTGGGAAGGCATGATCCGAGATCTTCTCGAGCGCACCCTAGCCGTGGAGCGCGGCGGGGCTTAG
- a CDS encoding glycosyltransferase family 4 protein, protein MRLYRVGLFTDVYLPNLNGVSTSVYLLCRELRRMGHEAWVIAPWFPDAPEREEGVVRVQSLPYPFYERHRIALPSTKHLPTEFEVIHTHTPLNLGVWGLHLANKHEIPHVSTFHTHYEKYAHYVPGLAFLDRFTHIVPRLARAFYNRADVVIAPTQPVKALAESYGIERPIQVIPTGIDTEILERAPTPPSPWPPGARRLLTVSRLGKEKSVDVVLHAFREIRRSVDAHLVLIGEGPEEEALKQLAAELGILEHVTFLGPVPYHAIGGYYRLAEVFLFASATETQGLVLWEAQAMGVPVVAVGAEGVLEGVQSGVSGYLVPPHDAAALAARAVDLLQDEARRQRFSQKARAFATARSSARIAEEIVATYEEAREILRAEPKRLIFPFPRLPENTYPSSRRGF, encoded by the coding sequence GTGCGGTTGTACCGAGTGGGCCTGTTCACCGACGTGTACCTGCCCAACCTGAACGGCGTCTCCACCAGCGTGTACCTGCTGTGCCGGGAGCTCAGGCGGATGGGGCACGAGGCGTGGGTGATCGCCCCCTGGTTCCCGGACGCTCCGGAGCGGGAGGAGGGGGTGGTGCGCGTCCAGAGCCTCCCGTACCCCTTCTACGAGCGGCACCGGATCGCGCTGCCCAGCACGAAGCACCTCCCCACCGAGTTCGAGGTGATCCACACCCACACGCCGCTCAACCTGGGGGTATGGGGGCTCCACCTGGCCAACAAGCACGAGATCCCCCACGTATCCACCTTCCACACGCACTACGAAAAGTACGCGCACTACGTGCCGGGGCTCGCGTTCCTGGACCGGTTCACGCACATCGTGCCCCGGCTGGCGCGGGCGTTTTATAACCGCGCGGACGTGGTCATCGCCCCCACCCAACCCGTTAAGGCGCTCGCGGAGTCCTACGGCATCGAGCGCCCCATTCAAGTCATCCCCACCGGGATCGACACCGAGATCCTAGAACGCGCTCCCACCCCGCCCTCCCCCTGGCCCCCAGGCGCACGCCGGCTCTTAACGGTCAGCCGGCTGGGCAAGGAAAAAAGCGTGGACGTGGTGCTCCACGCCTTCCGCGAGATCCGGCGCAGCGTGGACGCGCACCTGGTGTTGATCGGTGAGGGCCCCGAGGAGGAGGCGCTCAAGCAACTCGCTGCAGAGCTCGGGATTCTCGAGCACGTCACCTTCCTGGGCCCCGTCCCGTACCACGCCATCGGGGGGTACTACCGCCTCGCGGAGGTGTTCCTCTTCGCGAGCGCCACGGAAACCCAAGGGCTGGTGTTGTGGGAAGCGCAGGCCATGGGAGTGCCCGTGGTCGCGGTCGGCGCGGAAGGTGTACTCGAGGGCGTGCAGTCCGGCGTGAGCGGGTACCTGGTGCCGCCCCACGACGCGGCGGCCCTCGCGGCACGCGCGGTGGACCTGCTTCAGGATGAGGCCCGTCGGCAACGGTTCAGCCAGAAGGCGCGCGCCTTCGCCACGGCTCGAAGCAGCGCCCGCATCGCGGAAGAGATCGTCGCGACCTACGAGGAAGCACGGGAGATCCTGCGCGCCGAGCCCAAACGGCTCATCTTTCCTTTCCCGCGTCTTCCTGAAAATACGTATCCGTCCTCCCGGCGAGGTTTTTAA